CGCCAATGAGACCGTCTCGGAAGAGGCGTACGTCGAGCCGGCGCCCGAGGAAGGCGAACTGTACTACGAGGCCAGCAACGGAGACTGGGTCAGCTACGTCAACCCGCGAGACGAGTACCGGTCGCCGTATCTCGGCGACGGCTCCGGGAAAATCGGCGTGACGCTGCTCAACGAGGCGGGCGAGCCGATCGTCGGCGAAACCGTTCCCAACACGACCGTCACGATTCCGACCGGCGAGACGACGTCGTGGCACTCACACGCCGACCCGGTGACTGTCCAGCTTCCGCTGACCGAGCACTACGATCGACCGCTCGACGCCGACCAGTTCGGCACGACCGACGATCTCCCGCAGGGCGACGGCTACATGGACTCCCACACCATCGAGATGCACGGCCACCCCGAGAACGCGACGATCGAGTACGGCGAGGCGCAAGTCAGCGGCGAGCACGCCGACAAGATCGAGGTCGTCGGCTACATCCAGAAGGCCCACGACACGTGGGAGACGGACATCGACCCGCTCGAAGCCGCCGAGCCCTACGAGGAAGCCGGGGGCGGTTGGACCTACGAACCCGACGGCTCGCACGGCCAGGTCATCGTCGTCCTCCAACTCGACGGCGACGTGACGGGTGCCGACGGCGGCTCCGCCGTTGACGACGGCACGAACGACGGCGACACCAATTCGACCGACGGCGAGAATACCAGCGATCCCGACAACGAGACCGAAACGTCGCCCGCGGACGAGACGAACGGCGACGACGGGGGCGACGACGACGGGAGCAGCGAGATGCCCGGGTTCGGCGTCCCCGCGGTCGTCGTCGCGCTGACGGCCGCGGCGCTCGTCGCCGTCCGGCGGGCGGGCTGACGCCGTCCGGTCCGTTCGACACCCAACCAGTGCGATTTTTGACGGTGCGCTCGAGAGGAGGGGACATGACAGCTCCGAACGACTCGGACGAGCCGCAGGTACCGATCGTCTGCCCCGAGTGCGAGACGACCTCC
This window of the Haloterrigena gelatinilytica genome carries:
- a CDS encoding PGF-CTERM sorting domain-containing protein, whose amino-acid sequence is MTVVGTRGRDRSNKRNALLALGLGLAVVWILVAAAGTAGAVDQTANETVSEEAYVEPAPEEGELYYEASNGDWVSYVNPRDEYRSPYLGDGSGKIGVTLLNEAGEPIVGETVPNTTVTIPTGETTSWHSHADPVTVQLPLTEHYDRPLDADQFGTTDDLPQGDGYMDSHTIEMHGHPENATIEYGEAQVSGEHADKIEVVGYIQKAHDTWETDIDPLEAAEPYEEAGGGWTYEPDGSHGQVIVVLQLDGDVTGADGGSAVDDGTNDGDTNSTDGENTSDPDNETETSPADETNGDDGGDDDGSSEMPGFGVPAVVVALTAAALVAVRRAG